The Ptychodera flava strain L36383 chromosome 7, AS_Pfla_20210202, whole genome shotgun sequence DNA window AGTCCCACTAGCCCACTAGCCTGTATCTTTCAGCATTATTACTATGATTTCaatttcaagctaaaataaggTGTGTGTATACAGTTATTGTCAACTACCCTCTGCCACTGTATatacaattttgaacaagacaGAGATTACACTGCAATTAAATGTTTGCCAaaacattaaatcgcagccCCATGGGGAAAAGCGAAAACGTGGATACTGTGCATGTCTGCGctaaaatcttcacataaactgctcagagtagtccaatataatgcataggggtgaatgttttcaactgtgacattgtatgttctgtttcctttgaaatattaccaacttttgaaaatggcaggaaatcaaaatgaccgttaaaatttgaatttgtcaaatgtttcacaaaggaatatgatttcctaatgcagtaaaagcccatatcccttccaagggtagaattcagagaaaaccaggagagaataggaagatattttgaggtcaacaaatttcaagagttacagctagttgGGCTTTCATGTTTTCTTAAAAGATACATCCTTTATCATTGGGAAATACAAAGAGTATAGACCGTTTTCTCAAATTAGTGTTATTTTAATGTAGGAAAATAATACATGTTGGCAAAGTGACCAATGAGGAAATTTCAAGAAACTTATAACCTGACTCAAGCTCGGAAAGACTTAGTTTGTACTGAAGTAATTGTATTTTAGGGTTGTGTAAACTGCGCATGTCACTGAAAGTCTGCATCAATTGCTCGTATTAGGATAGCAACAATCTCATTTGCGTATTCCTGAGCTTGTGCTTTTGTAGTCACATTAGTATAGTACACTAAACTCCACAACAAGCGCCCGTGAATAGTTGCTAcataatgacaaaatgttggGCCCATGAGGGCGTTTTCACACGCACAGTGTCGACTGACGATTTGAAACTTTCGCTCCCTCGACAAGAAATCAAGATTTCCTAAATTCGACATGAAAAACAATGTATCTTCGCGGTATCCGTCAGCAACGTTTTCCATGTAGGGTTTGAGAAATCGCTTCATGCTGTAGTTAGTGTCTTTCATGTGTCTAAAGTGCTTCAGTACAAGTTGCGGTTCTCCGGCTTCTATTTTCTTCAGCGTTTCCTCTCTACACTGTGCCGCAAATTTCCAAAACTCTTCCAATTCGTCACCCTGTGCCGGAACATTCAGGAGCATTTCTATATCAGGTGCGAAATTCGCGAAGGAATGATCAGGCTTGACTGCGGGCTTGCAGTGGCCTCTCATGTTTACAGCAAAACTAACTAAGATCTCGAGGTCTTCAGTAACTTGACCGCCTTGCACAATTTTACACAAAGCTAGGGCGGCAGCCGCTGTTAGGGCTCCGTTAACCGAGGTTCCATTTTTTCTGCAAAGGCTTATGAGCTTGGCTGTTTGTTCGACCCTCAACTCAATCGGTATAAGCCTGGTATCCTTCCGAACATCAGGATTTCTGGACATCACAGCACCAAATTTGGCGATATAGGGATTTTGGGTGTAACCGAATCGTTCAATGTCAAGGGCGACTTGCTGGAAAAAATGCCTCTCCTCCGTCGTTGGGGGCGCCAGTTGCACAGCTGTTTCAACTGAATCGGAAAGGGGGAACTTTTCTTGCTTGACGACCGAGCATGCTTGCTCTCCTACAGTTTCCATGTTGGTCAAAAGCGAGTCAATAAATCGCATGACGGTGTTGCCATCAACAAAGCCTTGGAAAAAAGTGCAGATCATGGTTGTCGAGAATTTTCTATCATCAACATCACCTTCGAGTAGTCGAATCCTCCAGAGAGGGCCATTCATTAAATCGAACTTTCGAGACAGCTCGCCGACGTGTACTGTTTCCCAATCACCTGAAAGCGTTTTGACATCAATGACCTCTTCGTCCATTGGTCGAAAATATCGCTTGCCATCCTCATCGACGATACGCATTCGTAGCATAGCATATGATGCTCTGAGCATGCGCGCACCGTTGACTACCAACTGTTCAGTCACTGGTTCGTCGGCCTGGAGGAAAAACACATACGAACTATTCAGCAGATTCATGTCATGATACTGGGCGAAAGCATCTTCCCATGGAGAAAGTTCTCTCCCTGAGACCACCACTTGTTCGTGATCTTGGCGGTTCGCCATCTTGCCGACCGGCAAGTGTCTGTTGGCAAGCCTGGTCGAGTGCCTCTTTAGTCCAAATAATCTAAGTTGCACGATTGCCGCCTTTATCAACCTTCAAACAAAGCAATCTGGCATCCGAGATGCAGGCAAGGTCACGGCTGCTTACAAGCAGAGCATTTCACATGCGATAAttctgtaaatgaaaatatagaACATACGGTATTTAGGAGAGTTGTACTGGGTCTGATAGGGTGCGATAGGTTATTGTAGTTTGTCTTGGAGAGAAGTTGGAATAGAAATGTTGAAGTATTAAAATACTTCTACGTACAC harbors:
- the LOC139136943 gene encoding uncharacterized protein produces the protein MANRQDHEQVVVSGRELSPWEDAFAQYHDMNLLNSSYVFFLQADEPVTEQLVVNGARMLRASYAMLRMRIVDEDGKRYFRPMDEEVIDVKTLSGDWETVHVGELSRKFDLMNGPLWRIRLLEGDVDDRKFSTTMICTFFQGFVDGNTVMRFIDSLLTNMETVGEQACSVVKQEKFPLSDSVETAVQLAPPTTEERHFFQQVALDIERFGYTQNPYIAKFGAVMSRNPDVRKDTRLIPIELRVEQTAKLISLCRKNGTSVNGALTAAAALALCKIVQGGQVTEDLEILVSFAVNMRGHCKPAVKPDHSFANFAPDIEMLLNVPAQGDELEEFWKFAAQCREETLKKIEAGEPQLVLKHFRHMKDTNYSMKRFLKPYMENVADGYREDTLFFMSNLGNLDFLSRERKFQIVSRHCACENALMGPTFCHYVATIHGRLLWSLVYYTNVTTKAQAQEYANEIVAILIRAIDADFQ